One window from the genome of Elaeis guineensis isolate ETL-2024a chromosome 5, EG11, whole genome shotgun sequence encodes:
- the LOC105045763 gene encoding uncharacterized protein, which translates to MGGGKDKPDGSDTSDKGFLSNIAYGLAGHPPGYHAGYPYAPPPGQYPPQGYPPAPGPYPPHGYPPHGYPPAGYPPHGYPPSGYPPAGGYPPSGYPGASPSAPPYHGHGSSGMGALMAGGAAAAAAAYGAHHMAHGYHHLGHGMFHGYHHGKFKHGKFKHGKHMRFGKHRMFGGKHRMFGKFKKWK; encoded by the exons ATGGGAGGTGGGAAGGATAAGCCTGATGGCTCAGACACCAGTGACAAAGGGTTtttatcaaacattgcatatggGCTTGCTGGACATCCACCAGGATACCATGCTGGATATCCATATGCCCCACCACCTGGCCAATACCCACCACAAGGATATCCACCTGCGCCTGGCCCATATCCTCCACATGGTTACCCCCCACATGGTTACCCCCCAGCAGGGTATCCCCCTCATGGATACCCACCCTCTGGATATCCACCTGCTGGTGGATACCCACCATCAGGTTATCCTGGTGCTAGTCCATCTGCTCCCCCATATCATG GTCATGGATCTAGTGGCATGGGGGCACTAATGGCTGGGGGTGCAGCTGCTGCTGCAGCTGCTTATGGGGCTCACCATATGGCCCATGGCTATCATCATCTTGGCCATGGGATGTTCCATGGGTACCATCATGGAAAGTTCAAGCATGGCAAGTTCAAACATGGGAAGCATATGAGGTTTGGGAAGCATCGAATGTTTGGAGGGAAGCATCGAATGTTTGGCAAGTTCAAGAAGTGGAAGTGA
- the LOC140858060 gene encoding U-box domain-containing protein 8-like, with the protein MAEWMSQVQSDSPEAHNDALQALSSLTKVSTHNRNLLAQTQDAIPHILALSQSPSTLTQTLSLSVLFNLSLNPNLKQSLVEANIIHHLNSIIFSPSSPQAGKLAAFLLCSLAMLVKNKAPFGVAGTVEVVIQALKSHSNSSAAHHLLSSLSELVQFHGNCTLAIRAGAVLALVQIMEGPARDLAGPSLAILGLMARFEEGIQAIRAVDGVVGLLVDGLTSGCMVSRESAAEILITLFAASEECLREAARKHEFSSVLADLSIRGSDKARQKAGVLMQIDTHGGQFGLLCSRRGSPCLRGSEMRSPSRQLQLAEQQKHQKLLQDSLPSWALLPSIFCFIVCRHLPLRHM; encoded by the coding sequence ATGGCTGAGTGGATGTCTCAGGTGCAGTCGGATTCCCCGGAAGCTCATAATGATGCCCTGCAGGCGCTCTCTTCCCTCACCAAGGTCAGCACTCACAACAGGAACCTCCTCGCCCAGACACAGGACGCCATCCCCCACATCCTCGCCCTCTCCCAGTCCCCCTCCACCCTCACCCAGaccctctccctctccgtgcTCTTCAACCTCTCCCTCAACCCCAACCTCAAGCAGTCCTTGGTCGAAGCCAACATCATCCACCACCTCAACTCCATCATCTTCTCCCCCAGCTCGCCGCAGGCCGGCAAGCTGGCCGCCTTCCTTCTCTGCAGCCTCGCCATGCTGGTCAAGAACAAGGCACCTTTCGGCGTCGCGGGCACCGTGGAAGTGGTCATCCAAGCGCTCAAAAGCCATTCCAACAGCTCTGCGGCCCACCACCTTCTCAGCTCTTTGTCTGAGCTGGTGCAGTTCCACGGCAACTGCACCCTCGCTATCCGGGCCGGAGCGGTGCTTGCCCTGGTTCAGATCATGGAAGGACCCGCACGGGACCTCGCCGGCCCTTCCCTTGCAATACTTGGCCTCATGGCAAGGTTCGAGGAAGGCATCCAGGCAATTCGGGCGGTCGATGGAGTTGTCGGCTTGCTGGTGGATGGGCTGACGTCGGGATGCATGGTGAGCAGGGAGAGCGCCGCGGAAATTCTAATCACATTGTTCGCGGCGAGTGAGGAGTGTCTGAGGGAGGCTGCGAGGAAGCACGAATTCTCTTCTGTGCTCGCCGATTTGTCGATTCGGGGCTCAGACAAGGCTCGCCAGAAGGCCGGGGTGCTCATGCAGATAGATACTCATGGAGGCCAATTTGGATTGCTATGTTCAAGAAGGGGGTCTCCATGCCTCCGTGGTTCTGAGATGAGATCACCAAGCAGGCAGTTGCAGCTAGCGGAACAACAAAAGCATCAGAAACTCCTTCAAGATTCTCTTCCTTCATGGGCTTTGCTCCCTTCCATATTTTGTTTCATTGTTTGCCGGCACCTTCCTCTACGTCATATGTAG
- the LOC105045762 gene encoding protein NETWORKED 2A-like yields the protein MLQRAASNAYSWWWASHIRTKQSKWLDNNLQEMEEKVKSMIKLIEADADSFAKKAELYFRRRPELLNFVDETYKAYKALADRYDRISGELHKANHTIATAFPDQVQFDVDDDDDDSSTKQIPSVDNIKLPKPPAEIPPFSLRRIHKENQPVLKKTNHKRISSQISKEKAQEKIDRLQKEILVLQTEKEFVKSSYESGLKKYWDIERQMTELQEEVSSLQDTFNTSAVIEDDDARALIAAKAIKSCEDTLVNLHKKQKKSTEEARIESERIKDAKQMLKALKVEYGQSQMEIEENSDQTIEQNSDTMNRESEVCAWKPEGLDLQSICQKVKEHFEMSSDTSVVELAEKIDELVDKVIGLELTVSSQTAQIQRLRSETDELQKHLRNLEEDKATLIGDSNILTERLKQAEEELRTIQHLEKCVQDEKGMVEMHFTEACDSLNDLSDKLQSPKHQEENKPLGDGRQEGRSKEMGSGDSNSQSSQLEELDDAPDLHNLLVKGLEGKEKMLLAEYTSILRDYKDTKKMLTEIEKKNEEYHVETMEQVKELRSANAMKDDEIRSLRKMLSSLQRTVNESAPKNSENSDTKVADNTAKINAPFDATNTDSPCAEVDLKLYQVNESHTSSPIEEKFRADIDTLLEENLDFWLRFSTSYHQIQKFQTTFKDLEAEMEKLKDVKPQEGSGGAMVAAGQTIKQESVPLEKKLRELNTELQVWLEKNGVLKNELQCRFSSLCNVQEEILKVSNESEAQDVQFTPYQAAKFQGEVLNMQQENNKVAKELQTGLDHVKGLQVEVGTALSKLREDFKLTGSRNHNYQQSLRHVSSKHIIPLKTFLFGAKPKKPSIFSCMNPALHKQYSDLRTGFPT from the exons ATGCTGCAGAGGGCGGCGAGCAACGCTTATTCCTGGTGGTGGGCCAGCCACATCAGGACCAAACAGTCCAAATGGCTCGACAACAACCTCCAAG AGATGGAGGAGAAGGTAAAATCCATGATCAAGCTCATAGAGGCGGATGCTGATTCCTTTGCTAAGAAGGCAGAGCTGTACTTTAGAAGGAGACCAGAGCTCTTGAACTTTGTTGATGAAACCTACAAAGCATACAAAGCATTGGCCGATAGGTATGATCGAATATCAGGAGAATTGCACAAGGCCAACCACACAATTGCAACTGCTTTCCCTGATCAAGTCCAGTTTGAtgtggatgatgatgatgatgatagctCTACAAAGCAAATCCCTTCTGTCGATAACATTAAACTTCCCAAGCCACCTGCAGAAATCCCACCATTTAGTTTGAGAAGAATACACAAGGAAAACCAGCCCGTCTTGAAGAAGACAAACCATAAGAGGATTAGCTCTCAAATTAGTAAAGAGAAGGCACAGGAAAAGATAGACAGGCTTCAGAAGGAAATCTTAGTACTACAAACTGAGAAGGAATTTGTGAAGAGCTCTTATGAGAGTGGGCTGAAAAAATATTGGGACATAGAAAGGCAGATGACCGAGTTGCAGGAGGAAGTTTCTTCATTACAAGATACTTTCAATACCAGTGCAGTCATTGAAGATGATGACGCCCGAGCTTTGATCGCGGCAAAAGCCATTAAGTCCTGCGAGGATACCTTAGTGAACTTGCACAAGAAGCAAAAGAAATCGACAGAGGAGGCAAGAATAGAGTCGGAAAGAATTAAGGATGCCAAGCAGATGCTGAAGGCACTTAAAGTTGAGTACGGTCAGTCTCAGATGGAGATTGAGGAGAACTCTGATCAAACCATAGAGCAAAATTCTGATACCATGAATAGAGAGAGTGAAGTTTGTGCTTGGAAGCCAGAGGGGCTAGATTTACAGTCAATATGCCAGAAGGTAAAGGAACACTTTGAGATGAGCTCTGATACATCTGTGGTGGAGCTTGCAGAAAAGATCGACGAGCTTGTAGATAAGGTCATCGGCCTAGAGCTCACAGTTTCATCCCAGACTGCACAGATTCAGAGATTAAGATCAGAAACAGATGAGCTTCAAAAGCACTTGCGCAACTTGGAGGAAGATAAGGCAACTCTGATAGGGGACTCCAATATCTTGACTGAGAGGTTAAAGCAAGCAGAAGAAGAGTTGCGAACAATTCAGCATCTCGAGAAGTGTGTTCAAGATGAAAAGGGCATGGTTGAAATGCATTTCACTGAAGCTTGTGATAGCCTCAATGATCTTTCAGACAAATTGCAGTCCCCTAAACATCAAGAAGAGAATAAGCCACTGGGAGATGGCAGGCAAGAAGGAAGGAGCAAGGAGATGGGTTCAGGTGATAGCAATTCTCAAAGTTCCCAATTAGAAGAGCTAGATGATGCACCCGACTTGCACAACTTGCTAGTGAAGGGATTAGAAGGCAAAGAAAAGATGTTGCTAGCTGAGTACACATCCATCCTTCGGGACTATAAAGATACAAAGAAAATGCTTACtgagatagagaagaaaaatgaagaatatCACGTCGAGACAATGGAACAGGTAAAAGAATTGAGGAGTGCCAATGCCATGAAAGATGATGAGATCCGATCTCTAAGGAAAATGTTGAGCTCATTACAAAGGACTGTAAATGAAAGTGCACCGAAGAACTCAGAGAATTCTGACACTAAAGTTGCAGACAACACAGCAAAAATAAATGCACCATTTGATGCTACAAATACTGATAGCCCTTGTGCAGAAGTAGACCTCAAGCTCTACCAAGTCAATGAATCACACACCTCCTCACCCATCGAAGAAAAATTTAGAGCAGATATTGATACGCTGCTAGAGGAGAACTTGGACTTCTGGTTAAGGTTCAGCACATCATACCATCAAATCCAGAAATTCCAAACAACATTTAAAGACTTGGAAGCTGAGATGGAGAAACTGAAGGATGTCAAACCACAAGAGGGGAGTGGTGGTGCTATGGTTGCTGCTGGGCAGACAATAAAACAGGAATCGGTTCCACTCGAGAAGAAGCTGAGAGAATTGAACACAGAACTCCAAGTCTGGTTGGAAAAGAATGGGGTGCTAAAGAACGAGCTACAATGCAGATTCTCATCACTTTGCAACGTACAAGAGGAGATATTGAAGGTCTCAAACGAAAGTGAGGCCCAAGATGTGCAATTCACTCCTTATCAGGCTGCAAAGTTCCAAGGTGAGGTTCTCAACATGCAACAAGAGAACAACAAGGTGGCAAAAGAGCTGCAGACCGGACTGGATCATGTGAAAGGGCTTCAGGTCGAGGTTGGAACGGCTCTGTCCAAGCTTCGTGAGGATTTCAAGTTGACTGGATCAAGAAACCACAATTACCAACAGTCTCTCAGGCATGTATCAAGCAAGCATATAATACCATTGAAGACCTTCTTATTTGGTGCTAAGCCTAAGAAGCCATCGatattttcatgcatgaatcCAGCACTGCACAAACAATACAGTGATTTAAGAACAGGGTTTCCAACATAA
- the LOC105045764 gene encoding uncharacterized protein isoform X2, which translates to MKRPRCVLLPQTPFSRLLLIFYIISSSVPGSFSTETVTLGSIQIFKTHEFLARKPTIYFYCKGENKIILPDVKEKHFLYTFKGKESWQPLTELTENKCKRCGLYEMDRIKSDDVFDEWELCLDDFIDGKSIHFKEKEFNATFICEQCRAAAAVPVVDSAAAGTVGAYKYWQKRKREQDQARFLKLFEDGDDIEDELGIRILYPDSGSHTKAT; encoded by the exons ATGAAGAGGCCCAGATGTGTTCTTCTTCCCCAGACCCCATTTTCTCGTCTCCTGCTCATTTTTTACATCATTTCGAGCTCTGTTCCCG gaagTTTCTCAACAGAGACTGTTACACTTGGGTCAATCCAGATTTTTAAAACGCATGAATTTCTGGCTCGAAAaccaaccatttatttttattgtaaaggaGAGAACAAGATAATCCTGCCAGATGTGAAGGAAAAACACTTCCTCTATACTTTCAAGGGCAAAGAATCTTGGCAG CCTCTGACAGAGCTTACAGAAAATAAGTGCAAGCGCTGTGGTCTCTATGAGATGGACAGGATAAAATCTGATGATGTTTTTGATGAGTGGGAGCTGTGCCTTGATGATTTTATTGATGGAAAATCTATACATTTTAAGGAGAAGGAGTTCAATGCCACATTCATATGTGAGCAATGTAGAGCTGCTGCTG CTGTTCCAGTTGTAGATTCTG CTGCTGCGGGAACGGTTGGTGCATACAAATACTggcagaagaggaagagggaacaAGACCAAGCTCGATTTCTAAAGCTTTTCGAAGATGGAGATGACATTGAAGATGAACTTG GCATCAGAATACTCTACCCAGATTCTGGATCACACACCAAGGCAACTTAA
- the LOC105045764 gene encoding uncharacterized protein isoform X1, producing MKRPRCVLLPQTPFSRLLLIFYIISSSVPGSFSTETVTLGSIQIFKTHEFLARKPTIYFYCKGENKIILPDVKEKHFLYTFKGKESWQPLTELTENKCKRCGLYEMDRIKSDDVFDEWELCLDDFIDGKSIHFKEKEFNATFICEQCRAAAAVPVVDSGMTSSSKSGSANKKMNVVLVMVISALVSVIAAAGTVGAYKYWQKRKREQDQARFLKLFEDGDDIEDELGIRILYPDSGSHTKAT from the exons ATGAAGAGGCCCAGATGTGTTCTTCTTCCCCAGACCCCATTTTCTCGTCTCCTGCTCATTTTTTACATCATTTCGAGCTCTGTTCCCG gaagTTTCTCAACAGAGACTGTTACACTTGGGTCAATCCAGATTTTTAAAACGCATGAATTTCTGGCTCGAAAaccaaccatttatttttattgtaaaggaGAGAACAAGATAATCCTGCCAGATGTGAAGGAAAAACACTTCCTCTATACTTTCAAGGGCAAAGAATCTTGGCAG CCTCTGACAGAGCTTACAGAAAATAAGTGCAAGCGCTGTGGTCTCTATGAGATGGACAGGATAAAATCTGATGATGTTTTTGATGAGTGGGAGCTGTGCCTTGATGATTTTATTGATGGAAAATCTATACATTTTAAGGAGAAGGAGTTCAATGCCACATTCATATGTGAGCAATGTAGAGCTGCTGCTG CTGTTCCAGTTGTAGATTCTGGTATGACTTCTAGCTCAAAGAGTGGTTCTGCCAACAAGAAAATGAATGTGGTTCTAGTGATGGTTATCAGTGCATTGGTTTCTGTTATAGCTGCTGCGGGAACGGTTGGTGCATACAAATACTggcagaagaggaagagggaacaAGACCAAGCTCGATTTCTAAAGCTTTTCGAAGATGGAGATGACATTGAAGATGAACTTG GCATCAGAATACTCTACCCAGATTCTGGATCACACACCAAGGCAACTTAA